In Candidatus Delongbacteria bacterium, one genomic interval encodes:
- the pal gene encoding peptidoglycan-associated lipoprotein Pal → MKSLTLRTGALALSLLLVIGLSSCGNKKRLADETAAAEAAARAAAAAKFTADSLAQVQATADSLAAVAAELKAKADEEARMAAQKKAEELQAALASMQTVYFDFDKYNLRNDTRTKLEANAGVMTANTELSVMIEGHCDENGSDSYNFALGDRRANAAKDYLVNMGIDASRLRTISYGKSRPVAVGEGEEFWKQNRRCEFTSGK, encoded by the coding sequence ATGAAATCCCTTACCCTTCGTACCGGGGCACTCGCCCTCTCCCTGCTGCTGGTGATCGGCCTCAGCTCCTGCGGCAACAAGAAGCGTCTGGCCGACGAGACCGCAGCTGCCGAAGCTGCCGCTCGTGCCGCTGCCGCCGCCAAGTTCACTGCTGACAGCCTGGCCCAGGTTCAGGCCACCGCCGACAGTCTGGCCGCCGTTGCCGCCGAGCTGAAGGCCAAGGCTGACGAAGAGGCCCGCATGGCCGCCCAGAAGAAGGCCGAAGAGCTGCAGGCCGCGCTGGCCAGCATGCAGACCGTGTACTTCGATTTTGACAAGTACAACCTGCGCAACGACACCCGCACCAAGCTGGAAGCCAATGCGGGCGTGATGACCGCCAACACCGAGCTGAGCGTGATGATCGAAGGTCATTGCGACGAGAACGGCAGTGACTCCTACAACTTCGCCCTCGGCGATCGTCGTGCCAACGCCGCCAAGGATTACCTGGTGAACATGGGCATCGATGCCAGCCGCCTGCGGACCATCTCCTACGGCAAGTCCCGTCCCGTGGCCGTCGGCGAAGGCGAAGAATTCTGGAAGCAGAATCGTCGCTGCGAATTCACGTCCGGCAAGTAA
- a CDS encoding MotA/TolQ/ExbB proton channel family protein has protein sequence MHLLQFVRDASLFSQGILVLLVLLSVVSWALILDRILYFVKARKAGEDFADAALQSPGLSDLLQLVAYHGDAPAARMLEDAAAGLARRMGSPLSATANDWERQLQSRGLAEMEQAERGLGFLATVSSASPFIGLLGTVWGVMVAFLRIGSHSGQAMLEVVGPGIAEALIATVAGLATAIPATIAYNFFSALSTQQRRRLEEMAGQVEGLSRAAREDRSR, from the coding sequence ATGCACCTGCTTCAATTCGTCCGCGACGCGTCCCTGTTTTCCCAAGGCATCCTTGTTCTGCTGGTTCTGCTTTCGGTGGTCTCCTGGGCTCTGATCCTCGACCGTATCCTCTATTTCGTCAAGGCCCGCAAAGCCGGTGAAGACTTCGCCGATGCCGCCCTGCAGAGTCCCGGCCTCTCCGATCTGCTGCAACTGGTTGCCTACCATGGGGATGCTCCCGCCGCGCGCATGCTCGAGGATGCGGCTGCCGGGCTGGCCCGTCGCATGGGCTCGCCACTTTCGGCCACGGCCAACGACTGGGAGCGCCAGCTCCAGAGCCGAGGTCTGGCCGAGATGGAACAAGCTGAGCGCGGATTGGGTTTTCTGGCTACCGTCAGCTCCGCCAGTCCCTTCATCGGATTGCTGGGGACCGTGTGGGGCGTGATGGTGGCCTTCCTGCGCATCGGCAGCCATTCGGGCCAGGCGATGCTGGAGGTGGTGGGGCCCGGCATCGCCGAAGCCCTGATCGCCACGGTGGCCGGGTTGGCCACCGCGATTCCGGCCACCATCGCCTACAACTTCTTCAGCGCCCTGTCCACGCAACAGCGTCGACGTCTGGAGGAGATGGCCGGCCAGGTTGAAGGACTCAGCCGTGCAGCCCGCGAGGACCGATCCCGATGA
- a CDS encoding biopolymer transporter ExbD, which produces MKLPEGRAPLSEINVTPLVDVFLVLLVIFMITAPVLRHAFELSLPTAATTPTATKDGLTVRLDGKGTLMVEDAPIERSELAAFLTDWRAASPDAHAVYIEADASIAYGEVVRLLDDIRSAGISDVGIVTRPGARETTNGPSR; this is translated from the coding sequence ATGAAACTGCCCGAAGGGCGCGCGCCGCTCTCGGAAATCAATGTGACTCCCCTGGTGGACGTGTTTCTGGTGCTGTTGGTGATCTTCATGATCACGGCGCCTGTGCTGCGTCACGCCTTCGAGCTCTCTCTGCCCACCGCGGCCACCACTCCCACCGCAACCAAGGACGGCCTGACCGTGCGCCTGGATGGAAAAGGGACCCTCATGGTGGAAGATGCCCCCATCGAGCGCAGCGAACTGGCCGCCTTTCTGACGGACTGGCGGGCCGCATCACCCGATGCACACGCGGTCTACATCGAGGCGGATGCCAGCATCGCCTATGGCGAGGTGGTGCGTCTGCTGGATGATATCCGTTCCGCGGGCATCAGCGACGTGGGCATCGTCACCCGCCCCGGTGCACGTGAGACCACCAATGGGCCGTCCCGGTGA